The DNA sequence CGCACAGCCCGCCCCCGGCCGTCCACCACCTGCACCTGTACGAACGCCTTCCTGGAGACGGGCGGTAAACCTGAAGTGGGGCTCCTCGACCCCTTCGCAGCGGCGGGTCTGGTGGTGACGATAGGCATGGGGCAAGTCCTCTCCATGCCGGGGTCTTCTGGGTCTTTTGAGCGGCTGGGGTTGGGACAGAAGTACGGGTGGCTACGGAGCAGGGCTGGGGCTAGGTACTGTAGGTGGGGGTGGTGCTGGTTGTTGGAGGTGCTGGTTGGAGGCATGAACCCGGTGCTCCGCTTCTCCTCGGCGGTGCTCTCCGTATCGGACTTGTCTTTGGAGTCATGGCAGCCGTTGCAAGGGCCACTGGGGTCAGTGGGACTGAGGCCCGATGGGACGTCCACGTTTCCTTCGCCGGATATCTGTCCAGCGAGCCCCACAGACACAACCGCTCTGCCATTGAGCGGGGCACCCAGAGGGAGCAGGTGACAGTAAAGGGAGCTGCTTCCTGGGCTGGCGTCTGACTGGGCAAGGCCGACAGGATGGGGCGGGGCCAGCTGAGGGGGCTCAGAGCCAAAGTCCCCACCTGCTCCACACCTGCGCAGGTACCTGCCCTCCAAACCCGCCCCCACTGACCCTGATGCACCAGACCCTACCTCCAGATGAGAGCTGGGCAAAGAGTGCAGGTCTCCTTCCTGATTGTTTTCAGGACAAGGGGACAGTTTCTGAGGCCTGTCAGGCTCGTAGaggcttgtgtgtttgtctcctgGGCAGAAAAGAGCACATTGGTATTGACAACCTCAGGTACATAAAAGGCTTTTATTGGGTTGTAATAGTGTTAGCTTTCAATACTTTTAGGGAGTTGTGGAAAAAAGACACAAGGGGAAGAACATCTCACCTACAAACTTCTGTGGTGTGGAACTTTTGCGTTTGGTGATGCTGTTGGCCAGTCTGTCTATGAAGCACAGTTTGTCAGTGGATGGCTGGACGACAAGGTCTGGCTCCATGACTGGGGAATCCTCAACTACAAGAAACACAACAGATGCTGTTCAAATACATAGTTACTACATTGACATAAGGCAAAAAAGTATTATGTTTTACActgtacaaaaatataaatgcaacatgcaACAGTTTGAACGTTTCGACTGAGTTACAGTTCGTAAGTAAATCAGACAATTTAGAATTTTGTCCCACCCTCCCATGGCTGTGCCAAATTGCCGGATATCGGCAGGAACTGTAACAAGCTATTGTACACGTCttatccagagcatcccaaacatgctcccTTGGTGACAATGATTCTCTGAAAGCTTGTGTTTTGTGGATGATGGTGGAGTCACAATGTGTTAACACATGTACGTTCtacattaaatgtgtgtgtgttaccttgtgCCGTCTGGTCAGTGTTGAATGCTGCCTGATGGTCTTGTAGATTCTGTAGGTAGCTTTGGCAATGTTCAAGGTGCTTTTCCAGGGAGCTCTGCTGCTTGTAGCTACGACCACAGTAGCTGCATTTGAAAGGTTTACCCATAGTCGGAGAGGGTACTGTagaacagaaacacacccaTGCAGGGTCAATCAATGAGTCACGCCCATGCACCCTTCTATTGCTCTGTTTTGATCAAATTTGGTCTACACAATTCAACAAGACAATTGATACTGGGAATtaagtcaattaaaataaaaaaggtaatGTGGATGCTATCAATTCTATTCAATAGTATTTGATGGAGTAGTCATTAAGGACTCCCCCTTCTCCGTAGATTCCCGAAACCGTACGCTGTTCCACGCCTATGACATTTGAAAACACCCAATACTCCACCGCAATGTTCCACCTTCACAGAGACTAACGTCATTTCGCCGAAATCCGTCTTTATACGAGTTAGGTTTACACGAAACCGTATCTATTTGCTAAGAACAGCAGAAAGACCTCCCAATCTGTCTCGTATCTACACCTGTTACATGCATGTCTTCAttaacagaaaaaacaacaacaggacatcctgttttcagtcattttaaatgtcatgtgTGGTAACTTACATTCCAGAGAAGAGAAAAAGGTATGTACTTCCTCTAAGCCCCACTCTAGAGGTTAATGGACCTTGACAATGCATCAATATGCATTTTGCTAAGAATTTGGTCTTCTTCTAGTGACAACACAGAAAACTGAGAGGGGATGCTGTTTCATTACTGTTACGTAACACAATGGGCTCTTACACTgccaacacaccacacaaaggGACTGCGCCTGGTTCTATTACTCATCCGGTCCCGCTCAGTCCAGCCGGGCCTCTGACGTCCTTACCAGTTTCCCGGCCTTTTTCCCGGCGTGAAACGGGCCCCTCTGTCTTACCGGTGTGTGTGCGGATGTGCCCAGTGAGCGCGTCCCGGCGGCGGCAGGCGTAGTCACAGAAGACACATTTAAAGGGCTTCTCTCCAGAATGGAGCTTCATGTGGCGCAGCAAGTTGCCTTTCTGGGTAAAGGAGGCTCCGCACTCTGTGCACTGGAACGGACGTTCACCTGACGACAACATGGGCAACCAGTGTTTTTACTGCGGCCCACTTGGAGCAAAGCAGTGGATCAACACTTATTCACTATGACACAATGTTAGAAAAAGTCAGAGGAAATGGTGCATAAAGAGTGACGTGGCTAATATATGTTTAAAGAAACTGCCTTGTAGCTGGAGTCAAGACATTTACTTTGCATATGAAGACATAAAAATAATGAGGATCATACTCGAAGGTGGATCAGTGGTcaaattacagtggggagagcaagtatttgatacattgccgatttagcaggttttcccacttacaaagcatgtagaggtatgtaatttatattgcatgacataagtatttgatacatcagaaaagcagaacttaatatttggtacagaaacctttgtttgcaattacagagatcatatgtttcctgtagttcttgaccaggtttgcacacactacagcagggattttgtcccactcctccatacagacattctctagatccttcaggtttcggggctgtcgctgggaaatacggactttcagctccctccaaagattttctattgggttcaggtctggcgactggctaggccactccaggaccttgagatgcttcttatggagccactccttagatgccctggctgtgtgtttcggggcgttgctggaagacccagccacgacccatcttcaatgctcttactgagggaaggaggttgttgcagaaaagcaaccccaaagaatgatgtttacacctccatgcttcacggttgggatggtgttcttggggttgtactcatccttcttcttcctccaaaaacacagcgagtggagtttagaccaaaaagctctgtttttgtctcatcagaccacatgaccttctcccattcctcctctggatcatccagatggtcattggcaaacttcagatgggcctggacatgcgctggcttgagcagggggacattgcgtgcgctgcaggattttaatccatgacagtgtagtgtgttactaatggttctctttgagactgtggtcccagctctcttcagctcattgaccaggtcctgccgtgtagttctgggctgatccctcaccttcctcatgatcattgatgccccatgaggtgagatcttgcatggagccccagaccgagggagactgaccgtcatcttgaacttcttccattttctaataattgagccaacagttgttgccttctcaccaagctgctttcctattgtcctgtagcccatctcagccttgtgcaggtctacaattttatccctgatgtccttacacagctctctggtcttgaccattgtggagaggttgccgtctgtttgattgagtgtgtggacaggtgtcttttatatatgtaactagttcaaacaggtgcagttaatacaggtaatgagtggagaacaggagggcttcttaaagaaaaactaacaggtctgtgagagccggaattcttactggttggtaggtgatcaaatacttatgtcatgcaataaaatgcaaattaattttttctggatttttgttttagattccgtctctgtaagagcattgaagatgggttgtggctgggtcttcgagcatgacaacgacccgaaacacacagccagggcaactaaggagtggctctgtaagaagcatctcaaggtcctggagtggcctagccagtcgccagacctgaacccaatagcaaatctttggagggagctgatagtccgtatttcccagcgacagccccgaaacctgaaggatctggagaatgtctatatggaggagtgggacaaaat is a window from the Esox lucius isolate fEsoLuc1 chromosome 12, fEsoLuc1.pri, whole genome shotgun sequence genome containing:
- the ikzf4 gene encoding zinc finger protein Eos; the encoded protein is MQTCLSAGERMNVDHCNGRPYMSGSEGEPLREHGDSHGHLRVPTASTPDRQQSSPNQPLSVNSIKVELHSDDELGGAPQPERRKGEKDDGWRDNMIEKGSGGQQGFLGRPGSCYGERAGPQTESPGPIRLPNGKLKCEVCGMICIGPNVLMVHKRSHTGERPFQCTECGASFTQKGNLLRHMKLHSGEKPFKCVFCDYACRRRDALTGHIRTHTVPSPTMGKPFKCSYCGRSYKQQSSLEKHLEHCQSYLQNLQDHQAAFNTDQTAQVEDSPVMEPDLVVQPSTDKLCFIDRLANSITKRKSSTPQKFVGDKHTSLYEPDRPQKLSPCPENNQEGDLHSLPSSHLEVGSGASGSVGAGLEGRYLRRCGAGGDFGSEPPQLAPPHPVGLAQSDASPGSSSLYCHLLPLGAPLNGRAVVSVGLAGQISGEGNVDVPSGLSPTDPSGPCNGCHDSKDKSDTESTAEEKRSTGFMPPTSTSNNQHHPHLQYLAPALLRSHPYFCPNPSRSKDPEDPGMERTCPMPIVTTRPAAAKGSRSPTSGLPPVSRKAFVQVQVVDGRGRAVRSFRCEHCRMFFLDHVMFTIHMGCHGFRQPFQCNVCGHRSLDRYQFSSHIVRGEHQVG